In Proteiniborus sp. DW1, a single window of DNA contains:
- the rny gene encoding ribonuclease Y has product MIAGTVGGLAVGTILGIYIRKTIAEAKIVSAEEEASRIIDEAKKQSETLKKEQLLEAKEEVHKARNELEKEIRERRMEIQKQERRLLHKEESIDRKSEALEKKEELLAKKIKDLEQKDLAIEELYVKQVEELERISNLTSDEARELLLNDIRKEITHDAAIMIKDIENKAKEEGEKKAKEIIAYAIQKCAADHVAETTVTVVPLPNDEMKGRIIGREGRNIRTLETLTGIDLIIDDTPEAVILSGFDPIRREVARVALEKLIIDGRIHPARIEEMVEKAKKEVDNHIREQGEQATFETGVHGLHIEIIKLLGRLNYRTSYGQNVLKHSIEVSHLAGLMAAELGADIKIAKRAGLLHDLGKAVDHEVEGPHVAIGADILKKYRESKEVIHAMEAHHGDVEPETIEAVLVQAADAISAARPGARRETLEAYIKRLEKLEEIANSFDGIEKSFAIQAGREIRIMVKPELINDDQIIHTAREIVKRIENELEYPGQIKVNVIRETRAIEYAK; this is encoded by the coding sequence GTGATTGCAGGAACTGTTGGTGGCTTGGCAGTTGGAACCATATTGGGTATATATATTAGGAAAACAATTGCTGAAGCAAAAATAGTAAGTGCAGAGGAAGAAGCTTCAAGAATAATAGATGAAGCTAAAAAACAATCAGAAACACTAAAAAAGGAACAACTTCTTGAGGCAAAAGAAGAAGTTCATAAAGCTAGGAATGAATTAGAAAAGGAAATAAGAGAGAGAAGAATGGAAATTCAGAAGCAAGAAAGAAGGTTGCTTCATAAGGAAGAATCCATTGATAGAAAAAGTGAAGCATTAGAGAAAAAGGAGGAACTCTTAGCTAAAAAAATTAAGGATTTAGAACAAAAAGATTTAGCTATTGAAGAGTTATACGTTAAGCAAGTAGAGGAGTTAGAAAGAATTTCTAATTTAACATCTGATGAAGCTAGAGAATTATTATTAAACGATATCAGAAAAGAAATAACTCATGATGCAGCAATTATGATTAAGGATATTGAAAATAAAGCAAAAGAAGAGGGCGAGAAAAAGGCAAAAGAAATCATTGCTTATGCAATTCAAAAATGTGCTGCTGATCATGTGGCAGAAACTACTGTAACTGTAGTTCCATTGCCAAATGATGAAATGAAAGGTCGAATTATAGGTCGAGAAGGTAGAAATATCAGAACCTTGGAGACTTTGACTGGTATTGATTTGATAATTGATGATACTCCTGAAGCAGTTATTTTATCTGGATTTGATCCAATTAGAAGAGAGGTTGCAAGGGTAGCTCTAGAAAAGCTTATTATTGATGGACGTATACATCCTGCAAGGATTGAGGAAATGGTTGAAAAAGCAAAAAAAGAAGTAGACAATCATATTAGAGAGCAAGGCGAACAAGCTACATTTGAAACAGGAGTACACGGTCTTCATATAGAAATTATTAAACTTCTAGGTAGGTTAAACTATAGAACTAGTTATGGACAAAATGTACTTAAACACTCTATAGAAGTATCTCATTTAGCAGGTTTAATGGCTGCAGAACTAGGAGCTGACATAAAAATTGCAAAACGAGCAGGTCTCTTACATGATCTAGGTAAAGCTGTTGACCATGAAGTAGAAGGTCCACATGTTGCTATAGGAGCAGACATATTAAAGAAATATAGAGAATCCAAAGAAGTAATTCATGCCATGGAAGCACATCATGGAGATGTCGAGCCAGAAACAATTGAGGCTGTTTTAGTTCAAGCAGCAGACGCTATATCTGCTGCAAGACCAGGTGCTAGAAGAGAAACATTAGAAGCTTACATTAAAAGACTAGAAAAGTTAGAGGAAATTGCTAATTCCTTTGATGGCATAGAAAAATCTTTTGCTATACAAGCAGGTAGAGAAATAAGAATAATGGTTAAACCAGAACTTATTAATGATGACCAAATAATCCATACTGCTCGAGAAATAGTTAAGAGAATAGAAAATGAATTAGAGTATCCTGGACAAATTAAAGTAAATGTGATAAGAGAAACAAGAGCTATTGAATACGCAAAGTAG
- the recA gene encoding recombinase RecA, protein MQEKKKALEMAISQIEKQFGKGSIMKLGEDSKLNVEAVSTGCLDLDIAIGIGGLPKGRIIEIYGPESSGKTTVALHSIAEVQKLGGTAAFIDAEHALDPSYAKNLGVNIEELIVSQPDTGEQALEIAEALVRSGAVDIVVVDSVAALVPKAEIEGEMGDSHIGLQARLMSQALRKLAGAIKKSNTIAIFINQLREKVGVMFGNPETTTGGRALKFYASVRLEVRRVESLKQGEDVIGNRTRVKVVKNKVAPPFKQAEFDIMYGTGISKEGSILDMGVAAEVINKSGSWYSYESNRLGQGRENAKEFLRENIDIANEIEAKVREKFNLQVPHQTNKLIDIQKEKNEEDNE, encoded by the coding sequence ATGCAAGAAAAAAAGAAAGCTCTTGAAATGGCTATAAGCCAGATTGAAAAACAATTTGGAAAAGGCTCTATAATGAAATTAGGTGAAGATTCAAAGCTTAATGTTGAAGCAGTATCAACTGGGTGTCTTGACTTAGATATAGCAATAGGAATTGGTGGACTTCCAAAGGGAAGAATTATAGAAATATATGGACCAGAATCTTCAGGTAAGACTACAGTAGCTTTACATTCAATAGCAGAAGTACAAAAATTAGGTGGAACTGCTGCTTTCATCGATGCAGAGCATGCGTTAGACCCTAGCTATGCCAAAAATCTAGGTGTGAATATTGAAGAATTAATCGTATCTCAGCCAGATACTGGAGAACAGGCCTTAGAAATTGCTGAGGCGTTAGTTAGAAGTGGTGCTGTAGATATTGTGGTTGTAGACTCAGTTGCCGCTTTAGTTCCAAAAGCAGAAATTGAAGGAGAAATGGGAGATAGTCATATCGGTTTACAAGCTCGATTAATGTCACAAGCTCTTAGAAAATTAGCAGGAGCTATAAAGAAATCTAATACTATAGCAATATTTATTAACCAACTTAGAGAAAAAGTTGGGGTTATGTTTGGTAATCCTGAAACAACAACTGGTGGTAGAGCATTGAAATTTTATGCTTCTGTTAGATTAGAAGTTAGAAGAGTTGAGTCATTAAAACAAGGCGAAGATGTTATTGGTAATAGAACTAGAGTTAAAGTTGTTAAGAATAAGGTCGCACCTCCGTTTAAACAAGCTGAATTTGACATTATGTATGGAACAGGCATATCAAAAGAAGGAAGCATTTTAGATATGGGAGTTGCTGCGGAAGTAATTAATAAATCAGGTTCATGGTATAGTTATGAATCTAATAGATTAGGGCAAGGCAGAGAAAACGCAAAAGAATTCTTACGTGAGAATATTGACATAGCTAATGAGATAGAAGCAAAAGTAAGAGAAAAATTTAACCTTCAGGTTCCTCATCAAACCAATAAATTAATTGATATTCAAAAGGAAAAAAATGAAGAAGACAATGAGTAA
- a CDS encoding competence/damage-inducible protein A translates to MKAEVICVGTELLLGNIINTNARFLSQTLAELGIDVYYQTTVGDNMERIMDATLNALNRADILIFSGGLGPTKDDCTKEAVCKVLKRNLYLDEQILKKIFEFFSNRQMPESNKKQAYVPENSEILENDMGTAPGFFIETDNKIIILLPGPPHELIHMFNKHVIPKLSKNSNYTIKSRVINTIGIGESSLEERIIDLIEAQTNPTIATYANNGQVDIRITAKADSITGADALLDDIQIKIDERIKEFIYSYNGETIEEVVFKLLCKRQLKIGFCESCTAGLTTSMLASIPGASKVLDRSFITYSNLSKMEEVDVKSRTLETYGAVSKETAIEMAQGILKKCPIDIGVSITGIAGPTGETDKKPIGLVYICIATKERHIVVEKRFNGNRDDNRLRAAKATFDIIRRFLLKLV, encoded by the coding sequence ATGAAAGCTGAGGTAATTTGTGTAGGTACTGAGTTATTGTTGGGTAATATTATAAATACCAATGCAAGGTTTCTTTCTCAAACACTAGCAGAATTAGGAATAGACGTATATTATCAAACTACTGTAGGTGACAACATGGAAAGAATTATGGATGCTACTCTTAATGCTTTAAATAGAGCAGATATTTTGATTTTTTCTGGTGGATTAGGACCTACAAAAGATGATTGTACGAAAGAAGCTGTATGTAAGGTTCTAAAAAGAAACTTATACTTAGATGAACAAATATTAAAAAAAATATTTGAGTTTTTTTCTAATAGGCAGATGCCTGAATCTAATAAAAAGCAAGCTTATGTACCAGAAAATAGTGAAATATTAGAAAATGATATGGGAACAGCACCTGGTTTTTTTATTGAAACAGATAATAAGATAATAATCTTACTTCCCGGCCCACCACACGAGCTTATACACATGTTTAATAAACATGTTATACCCAAGCTTAGCAAAAACTCGAATTATACCATAAAATCAAGGGTAATTAATACAATTGGAATAGGTGAGTCATCTTTAGAAGAAAGGATAATAGACTTAATAGAGGCTCAAACTAATCCAACTATTGCAACCTATGCCAATAATGGACAAGTAGATATTAGAATTACAGCTAAGGCAGATAGCATTACCGGTGCTGATGCTTTGCTAGATGATATTCAGATTAAGATAGATGAGAGAATTAAAGAATTTATCTATAGCTATAATGGCGAAACTATTGAAGAAGTGGTTTTTAAACTTCTTTGTAAAAGACAGTTGAAAATAGGATTTTGTGAGTCATGCACAGCTGGTCTTACTACCTCTATGCTTGCTAGTATTCCGGGAGCATCTAAGGTTTTGGATAGATCTTTTATAACTTATAGTAATTTATCTAAAATGGAGGAAGTAGATGTTAAATCTAGAACACTAGAAACCTATGGAGCAGTAAGTAAAGAAACCGCTATTGAGATGGCACAAGGCATTTTAAAAAAATGTCCAATAGATATAGGTGTATCCATCACCGGAATAGCTGGTCCTACCGGTGAAACTGATAAAAAACCTATAGGATTAGTATATATTTGCATCGCAACTAAAGAAAGACATATAGTAGTTGAAAAGAGATTTAACGGTAATAGGGATGACAATAGGCTTAGAGCTGCAAAAGCTACATTTGACATAATTAGGAGATTTCTGCTGAAATTAGTTTAA
- the pgsA gene encoding CDP-diacylglycerol--glycerol-3-phosphate 3-phosphatidyltransferase: MNLANKLTIIRILLVPIFMIFLIFDFPYGDYIAACIFTIAALTDTLDGYIARSRNQITKFGKFMDPLADKLLVSAALISLVEMNRIPAWVVVIIIAREFAVTGLRVLAASDGITIAASWWGKIKTITQIVAIVLLLVNNYPFSKIGIPFDKLCVSLAVIFTIISGIDYFYVNRKVFLASNK; the protein is encoded by the coding sequence TTGAATTTAGCCAATAAGTTAACCATTATTAGAATACTATTAGTTCCTATTTTTATGATTTTTCTTATTTTTGATTTTCCTTATGGGGACTATATAGCAGCATGTATATTTACTATAGCAGCACTGACTGATACTTTAGATGGATATATAGCAAGAAGTAGAAATCAGATTACTAAGTTCGGCAAATTTATGGATCCTTTAGCAGATAAACTTCTAGTTTCAGCTGCATTAATCTCCTTAGTTGAGATGAATAGAATTCCTGCGTGGGTTGTTGTCATAATAATTGCTAGAGAGTTTGCAGTTACAGGTTTAAGGGTTCTGGCAGCCTCAGATGGTATTACTATTGCAGCAAGCTGGTGGGGAAAAATTAAGACTATAACTCAGATTGTAGCAATTGTTTTACTGCTTGTTAATAATTACCCATTCAGTAAAATAGGAATTCCTTTTGATAAGTTGTGCGTGTCTTTAGCAGTTATTTTCACAATTATTTCTGGAATTGATTACTTTTATGTTAACAGAAAAGTATTTTTAGCAAGTAATAAATAA
- the mnmH gene encoding tRNA 2-selenouridine(34) synthase MnmH codes for MIREINIEDALQMKDLVFIDVRSEKEYEQDTIPDAINLPILNVSEREHVGYVYTQIDKDEAKRIGLKYASVKLVDFYEKAKEIENNNKKTALFCYRGGMRSNSVARVLDIMGINLFLIKGGYKSYRKYVIEELPKYEGKYKYIVLHGYTGTGKTKILRLLESLGKATLDIESLAKNAGSVFGNIAFEEKSNSQKKFESLLLDKFKKNNESFIFTESESKRVGKAVLPDFLFNDMDKGFHVLINTTFEKRIENIVDDYVNNASGTKDTEIEGAIKKLRKKIGGDKVDTLIEELHKKNYSVIAKELMTNYYDPLYEYSLEKYKKYDKIINYNDIESAVSELIKFVDTLY; via the coding sequence TTGATAAGAGAAATAAATATTGAAGATGCTTTACAGATGAAAGATTTAGTTTTTATTGATGTTAGAAGTGAAAAAGAATATGAGCAGGACACAATTCCTGATGCAATCAATCTACCTATACTTAACGTTTCTGAACGAGAGCACGTTGGATATGTTTATACACAAATAGATAAAGATGAAGCGAAAAGAATTGGATTAAAATATGCTTCTGTTAAGCTTGTAGATTTCTATGAAAAAGCAAAAGAAATAGAAAATAATAATAAAAAAACTGCATTATTTTGCTACAGAGGTGGAATGAGAAGTAACTCAGTAGCTAGAGTATTAGATATTATGGGAATTAATTTGTTCTTAATAAAAGGTGGCTATAAAAGCTATAGAAAATACGTAATAGAAGAATTACCAAAATATGAAGGCAAGTATAAGTATATTGTTTTACATGGTTATACCGGAACTGGTAAAACAAAGATATTAAGATTATTAGAAAGTCTTGGTAAAGCCACACTTGACATAGAAAGCTTAGCTAAAAATGCAGGCTCAGTATTTGGTAATATTGCTTTTGAGGAGAAATCTAACTCACAAAAAAAATTTGAATCATTGTTACTGGATAAGTTTAAAAAAAACAATGAAAGTTTTATATTTACAGAAAGTGAAAGTAAAAGAGTTGGAAAGGCAGTACTACCTGATTTTCTATTTAATGATATGGATAAGGGTTTCCACGTTTTAATTAACACTACTTTCGAAAAGAGAATCGAAAATATTGTTGATGATTACGTAAATAATGCTTCAGGCACAAAAGACACAGAAATTGAAGGTGCCATTAAAAAGCTAAGAAAAAAAATAGGTGGCGATAAAGTAGATACTCTTATTGAAGAATTACATAAAAAAAACTATTCAGTAATAGCAAAAGAACTTATGACAAACTATTATGACCCACTTTATGAGTATTCTTTAGAGAAATATAAAAAGTATGATAAGATTATTAATTACAATGATATTGAATCTGCTGTATCAGAATTAATTAAATTTGTGGACACATTATATTAG
- a CDS encoding DNA translocase FtsK — protein sequence MTKAKSRVTAKNKTTAKRDIKMEIMGILIVAVGLLSLLSMYNKSTGFIGQIIKKYSIIIAGLGGYVFPFIILLVGFLFITNKIELIKKTTSVIITYIGLLTILDINFFPFVEGLSFFDRVKLSIEVNNSIIASESIASGGGIIGSALSYVFLRLFGTIGSYVVIAAIILISFLLFTNISVIDVTKNIFRRIVALIKATINNTKDFVYVEDKKGNTPSNKEDDIILKDMLSHDDKNNTSDSSITTNEAETKIRVLDYTKSIDKSEQYAEKKHEDKLINRDNNIDIPEGQKNESYDDYKLPSTEILREVKSNSKNVEKKEVLNNANKLIETLHNFGIEAKILQVSIGPSITRYEIQPAPGVKVSKIVSLTNDIALSLASSDIRMEAPIPGKSAIGIEVPNKNKVGVGLKEILESNEYKEIDTLIPFALGKDISGKPIVTNIEKMPHLLIAGATGSGKSVCINTLIASILYKARPDQVKLMLIDPKVVELSVYNGIPHLLIPVVTDPKKAAFSLNWAVQEMTRRYNLFAKNSVRDLDSYNNKAANNLEMEKLPKLVIIIDELADLMMVSASEVEDYICRLAQMARAAGIHLIVATQRPSVDIITGTIKANIPSRISFAVSSQADSRTILDMGGAEKLLGKGDMLFYPVGESKPLRIQGAFIGEEEINKLVEYLQSQCSANYEEKVVEEISNNLKQTTDDSDELLPNAIDIVIDEGQASISLLQRRLKIGYARAARIIDEMEERGIVGGYEGSKPRKVLITRDEYEND from the coding sequence ATGACAAAAGCGAAAAGCAGGGTAACAGCAAAAAATAAAACTACAGCAAAACGAGACATTAAAATGGAAATTATGGGAATATTAATTGTAGCTGTAGGGCTTTTATCCTTATTAAGCATGTATAATAAGTCTACTGGTTTTATTGGTCAGATAATTAAAAAATACTCAATTATTATTGCTGGCCTAGGGGGATATGTTTTTCCCTTTATTATATTATTAGTTGGCTTTCTATTTATTACGAATAAAATAGAGCTTATCAAAAAAACAACATCAGTCATCATAACTTATATTGGCCTCCTAACTATTTTAGATATTAATTTCTTTCCTTTTGTAGAAGGATTATCTTTTTTTGATAGAGTTAAGTTATCTATTGAAGTTAATAATTCTATTATTGCCTCTGAGAGTATTGCTTCAGGTGGAGGAATTATTGGTTCGGCATTATCTTATGTTTTTCTAAGATTATTTGGAACTATTGGTTCTTATGTTGTGATAGCTGCAATTATTTTGATATCCTTTTTGCTATTTACAAATATTAGTGTTATAGATGTAACTAAGAATATTTTTAGAAGAATTGTTGCTTTAATTAAAGCAACAATTAACAATACAAAAGACTTCGTATATGTAGAAGATAAAAAGGGAAATACTCCTAGCAATAAAGAAGATGATATTATTCTAAAGGATATGTTAAGTCATGATGATAAAAACAACACTAGTGATAGTTCGATTACTACTAATGAGGCTGAAACGAAGATCAGGGTTCTAGATTATACTAAAAGTATAGATAAATCTGAACAATATGCTGAGAAAAAACATGAAGACAAATTAATAAATAGAGATAATAATATTGATATACCTGAGGGACAAAAAAATGAAAGCTATGACGATTATAAGTTACCAAGTACTGAGATACTCAGGGAAGTAAAATCAAATTCAAAAAACGTAGAAAAAAAAGAAGTTCTGAATAATGCAAACAAACTAATAGAAACATTACATAATTTTGGAATTGAAGCAAAAATACTTCAAGTTAGTATTGGCCCTAGCATTACAAGGTATGAGATACAACCAGCTCCAGGTGTAAAAGTAAGTAAGATAGTAAGTCTAACTAATGATATTGCTCTTAGTTTAGCATCATCAGATATTAGAATGGAGGCTCCCATACCAGGTAAATCTGCTATAGGTATTGAAGTTCCAAACAAGAATAAGGTTGGGGTAGGATTAAAAGAGATACTAGAGTCAAATGAATATAAAGAAATTGATACACTAATACCTTTTGCTTTAGGCAAAGATATTTCAGGTAAGCCAATAGTTACCAATATAGAAAAAATGCCTCACTTGCTTATTGCAGGAGCCACAGGCTCAGGGAAAAGTGTTTGTATAAATACTTTGATTGCAAGTATTTTGTATAAAGCTAGACCAGATCAAGTAAAGTTAATGCTTATTGATCCTAAAGTTGTGGAGTTAAGTGTATACAATGGAATACCACATTTATTGATTCCTGTTGTTACAGATCCTAAAAAAGCGGCCTTTTCACTTAATTGGGCTGTTCAAGAAATGACAAGAAGGTATAATTTATTTGCGAAGAATAGTGTGAGAGATTTAGATTCTTATAATAACAAGGCTGCAAACAATCTTGAAATGGAAAAACTTCCTAAGCTCGTTATAATTATAGATGAATTAGCAGATTTAATGATGGTCTCTGCCTCTGAAGTCGAGGACTACATATGCAGACTTGCACAAATGGCAAGGGCAGCGGGAATACATCTAATCGTTGCAACTCAAAGGCCTTCTGTAGATATTATTACTGGAACTATAAAAGCAAATATTCCGTCCAGGATTTCTTTTGCGGTGTCTTCTCAAGCAGATTCAAGGACTATACTTGATATGGGAGGAGCAGAAAAGTTGCTTGGTAAAGGAGATATGTTATTCTATCCAGTTGGCGAATCTAAGCCTCTTAGAATACAAGGAGCGTTTATTGGGGAAGAAGAAATTAATAAGTTAGTTGAATACTTACAAAGCCAATGTAGCGCCAATTATGAAGAAAAAGTAGTAGAAGAAATAAGCAACAACCTTAAACAAACTACAGATGATTCAGATGAATTACTACCAAATGCCATAGATATCGTAATAGATGAAGGGCAAGCATCTATTTCTTTGCTTCAACGTAGATTGAAAATAGGTTATGCGCGAGCTGCACGTATTATTGATGAAATGGAGGAAAGAGGGATTGTAGGCGGATATGAAGGTAGTAAACCTAGAAAGGTTTTAATCACTAGGGATGAATATGAAAATGACTAA
- a CDS encoding ATP-dependent Clp protease proteolytic subunit, giving the protein MNKYNSDFILFNSDYKDEEQEENNPEQNTDNNEDLEKVKTFGTPNLPTTPQDIQFISIIGEVEGHIVSPPQKKATKYEHIMPLLVAAEQNPEVKGILIFLNTVGGDVEAGLALAEMINSLSKPKVSLVLGGGHSIGVPLATSSDYSFITPTATMTIHPIRMTGLVIGVPQTFRYFEKMQQRIINFILRTSKIEKELLLKLMYDTDEIANDVGTILIGEEAVKNGLIDEVGGFSTALQKLKELIEKN; this is encoded by the coding sequence ATAAATAAATATAATTCTGATTTTATCCTTTTTAATAGTGATTATAAGGATGAAGAGCAGGAAGAGAATAATCCAGAACAAAATACTGATAATAATGAGGATTTAGAAAAAGTAAAAACCTTTGGTACACCTAATCTTCCTACGACTCCTCAAGACATACAGTTCATTTCAATAATTGGAGAAGTTGAAGGACATATAGTATCTCCACCACAAAAAAAGGCTACGAAGTACGAGCACATTATGCCCTTACTAGTAGCTGCTGAACAAAATCCTGAGGTAAAGGGGATTCTTATATTTCTAAATACAGTTGGAGGAGATGTTGAAGCTGGCCTAGCACTGGCAGAAATGATAAATAGTTTAAGTAAACCTAAAGTATCACTAGTCCTAGGAGGTGGCCATAGTATCGGAGTTCCATTAGCTACCTCCAGCGATTATTCCTTTATTACTCCTACAGCTACTATGACAATTCATCCTATACGTATGACAGGGTTAGTTATAGGAGTCCCACAGACTTTCAGATATTTTGAGAAAATGCAACAAAGAATAATAAACTTTATTTTAAGAACTTCTAAAATAGAAAAAGAACTATTATTGAAATTGATGTATGATACAGATGAGATTGCTAATGATGTAGGAACTATTCTTATTGGTGAAGAAGCAGTTAAAAATGGTTTGATAGATGAAGTTGGGGGTTTTTCAACTGCATTACAAAAACTCAAAGAACTCATCGAAAAGAATTAA
- a CDS encoding YlmC/YmxH family sporulation protein: MRLSELGGKEIVNLNDGGRLGIIADSDLVIDEKSGKILALLVPDRRSQIKIFGFNERSGIEIPWSSIRKIGNDMIIIELDEENRSRRIYTV, encoded by the coding sequence TTGAGACTAAGCGAATTAGGTGGAAAAGAGATTGTTAACCTAAATGACGGAGGCAGATTAGGCATAATAGCTGATTCGGATTTAGTAATAGATGAAAAAAGTGGTAAAATATTAGCTTTATTAGTACCCGATCGAAGAAGTCAGATAAAAATATTTGGATTCAATGAAAGAAGCGGAATAGAAATTCCTTGGTCATCTATTAGAAAAATAGGCAATGATATGATTATAATTGAACTAGATGAAGAAAATAGAAGCAGAAGAATATATACAGTATAG
- a CDS encoding pitrilysin family protein, translated as MYNKITLDNGLRIVTEYIPYVKSVSIGVWVEAGSRKETLENNGVSHFIEHMLFKGTKNRTAKEIAESIDNIGGQINAFTSKECTCYYAKVLDSHIDVAIDVLSDMLFNSLFDEDEISKEKSVVYEEIKMYEDSPEDLVHDLLSQTIFNKNSLSLPILGSRESLEKLTRESIINYFESFYIPSNTVISIAGNFNLNATIKLIEKHFSKWETKINIADKYEKPIISHSISKKKKDIEQLHFCLGTEGISQGQDELYALLILNNIFGGSMSSRLFQDIREDKGLVYSIYSYPSSYKDSGIFTIYAALNTDNFIKVIDIIMDNISIIKKDYLTEEEIYRSKEQLKGNYILGLESTSSRMTSIGKSELLLGKVISPQEIASRIDKIELEDIISVVNKIFDKSKYNIAYVGNFDNENEIDRELRRLLFK; from the coding sequence ATGTATAATAAAATAACACTGGACAATGGCCTTCGAATAGTTACCGAATATATCCCATATGTTAAGTCTGTATCTATAGGAGTTTGGGTGGAGGCTGGTTCTAGAAAAGAAACCTTAGAAAATAATGGAGTATCTCATTTTATTGAGCATATGTTGTTTAAGGGAACTAAAAATAGAACTGCAAAAGAAATAGCCGAAAGTATTGATAATATTGGAGGTCAAATAAATGCTTTTACTAGTAAAGAATGTACCTGCTATTATGCTAAAGTATTAGATAGTCATATTGATGTTGCAATAGATGTATTATCTGATATGCTTTTTAATTCATTATTTGATGAAGATGAAATTTCTAAAGAGAAATCTGTAGTATATGAAGAAATTAAAATGTACGAGGATTCTCCAGAAGATTTAGTGCATGACCTATTATCACAAACTATATTCAACAAAAATTCTCTTTCCCTACCTATTCTAGGTAGTAGAGAATCCTTAGAAAAATTAACTAGAGAGAGTATAATTAATTATTTTGAGAGCTTTTATATACCTTCAAATACTGTTATATCTATAGCAGGAAACTTTAATTTAAATGCCACGATTAAACTAATTGAGAAACACTTTTCTAAATGGGAAACAAAAATAAATATTGCTGATAAATATGAGAAGCCTATTATTTCTCACAGCATCTCAAAAAAGAAAAAAGATATTGAACAATTACATTTTTGTTTAGGCACTGAAGGAATTTCACAAGGACAAGATGAGTTATATGCACTGCTAATACTAAATAATATATTTGGTGGAAGTATGAGCTCTAGACTTTTTCAGGATATAAGAGAAGATAAAGGGCTAGTCTATTCCATATATTCTTATCCTTCATCATATAAGGATTCAGGTATTTTTACTATATATGCAGCGCTAAATACTGATAACTTTATAAAGGTAATAGATATAATTATGGATAATATAAGTATTATTAAGAAGGATTATTTGACTGAGGAAGAGATATACAGATCAAAGGAGCAATTGAAAGGTAATTACATTTTAGGACTTGAGAGTACATCTAGCCGCATGACATCAATAGGTAAATCAGAACTATTATTAGGAAAAGTCATATCTCCTCAAGAAATAGCATCAAGAATAGATAAGATAGAGTTAGAAGATATAATTAGTGTAGTTAATAAAATATTTGATAAAAGTAAATATAATATTGCTTATGTGGGAAATTTTGATAATGAAAATGAAATAGATAGAGAATTAAGAAGATTACTTTTTAAATAG
- a CDS encoding polysaccharide deacetylase family protein produces the protein MKIIYIRFKTLIIAITIAIIILALIILLSFNFSSKAKDIFNIDDVYYKGTIDEKLIAFACNVDWGNECIPGMLDIFRENNIKITFFVTGRWAEKNPELLKKIYENGHEIGNHGYFHRDYDKLNYEDNRDEINKADKVITDILGIKSVYFAPPSGAYNKETIKAANELGYKVIMWSIDTIDWRKDSTKDKIINRVISKHHNSAIVLMHPKEETVKALPVIIQNLKDKGYQIGAVSDIIK, from the coding sequence ATGAAAATAATCTATATAAGGTTCAAAACTTTAATTATAGCAATTACAATAGCTATAATAATTTTAGCATTAATTATTTTGCTGAGCTTTAATTTTTCTTCAAAAGCTAAAGATATCTTCAATATCGATGATGTGTACTATAAGGGAACTATTGATGAAAAATTAATAGCCTTTGCATGCAATGTTGATTGGGGAAATGAATGCATACCTGGAATGCTGGACATTTTTAGAGAAAATAATATCAAAATAACCTTTTTTGTAACAGGAAGATGGGCAGAAAAAAATCCTGAACTACTAAAAAAGATATATGAAAATGGTCATGAAATAGGAAATCATGGGTACTTTCATAGGGATTATGATAAACTAAACTATGAAGATAACAGAGATGAAATAAATAAAGCGGATAAAGTGATAACTGATATATTAGGGATAAAATCTGTATATTTTGCTCCACCTTCTGGTGCATACAACAAAGAAACTATAAAAGCAGCTAATGAATTAGGATATAAGGTGATAATGTGGAGCATAGATACAATTGACTGGAGAAAAGATAGTACAAAAGATAAGATAATTAATAGAGTGATAAGCAAGCATCACAACTCAGCAATCGTTCTAATGCATCCAAAGGAGGAAACAGTTAAAGCTTTGCCTGTAATAATACAAAATTTAAAGGATAAGGGTTATCAAATAGGTGCAGTAAGTGATATAATAAAGTGA